A genomic stretch from Setaria viridis chromosome 1, Setaria_viridis_v4.0, whole genome shotgun sequence includes:
- the LOC117839878 gene encoding replication factor C subunit 3 produces MAGATAATPMDVDAAAPPPPPAGAAAKGKAPLNAPGRAAPWVEKYRPQSLADVAAHRDIVDTIDMLTNENRLPHLLLYGPPGTGKTSTILAVARKLYGSQYSNMILELNASDERGIDVVRLQIQDFAGARSLSFGARPSVKLVLLDEADAMTKDAQFALRRVIEKYTRSTRFALICNHVNKIIPALQSRCTRFRFAPLDGSHVRERLQHIIKSEGLSVDEGGLTALVRLSNGDMRKALNILQSTHMASQQITEEAVYLCTGNPMPKDIEEIAFWLLNEPFSTSFKHISDMKMRKGLALVDIIREVTMFVFKIQMPSDVRVKLINDLADIEYRLSFACNDKLQLGALISTFTSARTAMVAAS; encoded by the exons ATGGCgggagccaccgccgccactcccaTGGACGtcgacgctgccgcgccgccccctccgccggccggggcggcggcgaagggcaAGGCCCCACTCAACGCGCCCGGGAGGGCTGCGCCATGGGTGGAGAAGTACCGGCCCCAGTCCCTCGCCGACGTTGCCGCCCACCGCGACATAGTCGACACCA TCGACATGCTCACCAATGAGAATAGACTTCCTCATTTGTTGCTATATGGACCACCTGGCACTGGTAAAACATCGACGATACTTGCGGTTGCGAGGAAGCTATATGGGTCTCAGTATAGCAACATGATTCTGGAGCTCAATGCATCAGATGAACGTGGTATTGATGTTGTAAGGCTGCAGATCCAGGATTTTGCTGGCGCACGCAGCCTCTCTTTTGg AGCAAGGCCTTCTGTTAAGTTGGTCCTCCTGGATGAAGCAGACGCAATGACTAAAGATGCACAATTTGCATTGCGAAGAG TCATTGAAAAATATACAAGAAGCACAAGGTTTGCGCTCATATGCAATCATGTCAACAAAATTATCCCTGCACTACAATCCAGGTGCACTAGGTTTAGATTTGCTCCACTTGATGGCAGTCATGTTCGAGAGCGCCTTCAACATATAATAAAATCCGAGGG GCTCAGTGTAGATGAGGGTGGCTTGACAGCCCTAGTGCGGTTGAGCAATGGTGATATGAGGAAGGCTTTGAATATATTGCAG TCAACACACATGGCATCCCAACAAATCACAGAAGAAGCTGTCTATCTTTGCACAGGAAACCCCATGCCAAAAGATATTGAGGAGATAGCATTTTGGCTACTAAATGAACCATTTTCAACCAGCTTCAAAC ATATATCTGACATGAAGATGAGAAAAGGGCTGGCCTTGGTTGATATCATACGGGAGGTTACTAT GTTTGTGTTCAAAATACAGATGCCATCCGATGTTCGTGTAAAGCTGATCAATGACCTGGCTGATATTGA
- the LOC117839907 gene encoding uncharacterized protein has translation MASGGGYYYDQTTATYLPAPAPRATSFHLLLFLATAALLGATSFYSRYESAVESLVDQVRIAVVLSPLLLLLAVQYWAATSGARTRGGGVSSLLLGDQPSWYGGGGWGQQQRDGAGASSSPWGVALALALVLLLVSYQSCFRNLWFPLVSRRW, from the coding sequence atggcgagcggcggcggctactaCTACGACCAGACCACGGCGACCTacctgccggcgccggcgccgagggcgACGTCGTTCCACCTCCTTTTGTTCCTGGCCACCGCGGCGCTGCTCGGCGCCACCTCCTTCTACTCGCGCTACGAGTCCGCGGTGGAGAGCCTGGTCGACCAGGTCCGGATCGCCGTCGTGCTGtccccgctgctgctcctgctcgcggtgcaGTACTGGGCGGCCACGTCCGGGGCGCGGacgcggggcggcggggtctCGTCGCTGCTCCTCGGGGACCAGCCCTCGtggtacggcggcggcggatggggcCAGCAGCAGCGTGACGGCGCGGGAGCGTCGTCATCTCCGTGGGGGGTGGCGCTCGCGCTCGCCCTCGTCCTGCTGCTCGTCTCCTACCAGTCGTGCTTCCGGAACCTGTGGTTCCCGCTGGTCAGCCGCCGGTGGTGA